CCCGCAGGAGGACGTCagcgaggaagaagaaggagatggTGAGGGACACGGCCTCGAGGGCATCGCCCACCTCTCTGCTCTTAGCAGGCAGCGACAAATCCACAATCACCAGCACAACGTCCACTATGATCAGGATGACTCCGAATATACTGGAGGGGAAAGGTAATATACCCATTGTTATTGTCATTGAACACTACGAGGGAAAGACACAACCATCATTAGCGATCCTCACTTAGTGGTGGTACAGTGGTTCAGAACACACTCACCGAAATCCAAAGGACATAACGAAAGGTGTAATCTTCGTACGGATGTTTCTGCACAGAGGGAAAGATTGTGATGCTCGTCAGTGCAGATAAAATTTGCTTTTCGAGTCAATAAAGCACATAAAGCTTTCTGCTGCATAAACCTACTGGTACATCGTGTCTGGCACCGCGATGTCTTCCTTCCCGTCGTCAATCTCCACTGTAGCATCCTCCATCTTTGAAACGTTTCTAATAGATAACAATGACATGACAAATATCTTTgatagaaacaacacaaaacatgcaAATCAACAACGTTACACTTGCATACCAAACAGCAGCTGCGTCTCAAACATTGCAGGGCCCACAGAAAGTGAATAGAGGCTGATATTGCCATGACAAATCTGCGTTTCTCACCCATTTACACCTGAATCTGAGCCTGGACTGAAATGGACAGAGGtcatggcgtgtgtgtgtgtttgtgtgtcttcccTCTGGCTTTGCTCTGATCGTGTTGTCTCTGGAATTGGAAAAAGAAAGTGGGGAAAGAGTAAAACTAGGACTGGCCAATAACAATTGTACTGTTATAAGTCTTTTCTTAAAGtctcttcttatttcatactTTTATTGGAGAGCCTTACCTGAGTCTTAACTGTCTTTATAACTAtcttttaattacttttattgAGCATTTTACCCAGGCACAGGTATTTATACACTCATATATTTTACCTGCTTTCTTATAAACCTGATGTTTTATGACACATTTTATGAGCAATGCTGCCTTTGTAAATCactttgtaaaatatgttttgtaatgcgctctataaataaagattattatattatgtaaGCACAGTGAGGGGGTACAACACGTAATTAATCTACCTCCGATTTGTTTAATATCTGGCTTTTTAtcaagtttaaaaccacaacgtTCACTCCGGAGCAAGAATGTATCATTAAACTTACAAGAATATAAAAATAGGACATTTATCCTGATAGTTGTCGATACAGTTGGATTCCCTGACTGAAAACTCATCTGCTCTGCATGTTGCTGcacatttaatcaaattaaaacagacAGCACTTGAGGATAAACAGCTTCCTGCCATGTCCTGAAATAGTTTATCTGCTCATATCAAACATCCTGACACATTTGTTCTTTAATCATCAAACTTCCCTGTGCAGTTCTTCATGCTTCCTATAACAATAAGTACATTGCAAGATGTTTGTGCAAAGCCTGCACACgagaaaggagacagtgaagtTTGAATGGAGTATTATTACCTCAATGACAATGTAAAATGACCAGGAGGATTTAACAAGACAAACCAGCTGCTTTCCTTCAGTTCATCTGTGTGAAGGCTCCTTCCCTCAGTCCTCTCAGTGGGTTTATGCGCTCACAACAGAATAGTCCCccgaaaaaaacaaagagacacagcGTCCTCTCACCGTGAGTCCAGGTTCACGCATTCGGGAAATTATACGAGAGTTTGTCTTGTGACTTCTCGTGAGGACAGAGGAAGAAGGCTCAAAGGTTAATCGGCCACTTTTGTTTCCTTCTTCTATCCATCCACTAGCATGTTCCTCCTCATCGTGTCGTTTTCTGCAGACGTAGCGGTTTGAGACTTCCTGGACTTCACTAGAAAACTTGGCTCGGCCTTGgtttccttctttcctcctcttcagtctGACCACAGAAATACAGACTGagcctgaacacaacacaagcctTCCTGTCCACAGACAGATTTCACGTTAAatgttaataatacaaataataataaaacaaaaataggtCGCCAGGCTGCTGCGGCCACATCCCCCCTCCGCCTgtctccaacatctggattcaaTCACTGCTGTGCATTCCACAATACTCAAAATactcaaaatacaaaaaatactcaAATTACTCAAATAACTCCGAACTGGGACAGCTATCTTACATTTGATGGAATTTCATCAAATGTTAAATTTCCCCCCTGAATTgggacattatttatttattttaagtgtttttacaaTCGTACAATCCTTTGAAAGGCTCCTCTGATAAAAGATAAGATGAACAATATTAGAGGTAAaatttgtaaaacaaaaagaaacaaagaaaatcatTGGAAGTCATGGGAGATAAGTTAGTCAGCTAAAGGTGTCCAAATCTTGTCAAAGGTTATCAAAAGCATTACTTTGtaaattatttatgtatttatttattaaattgtttaaaGTGCTCTACAATCATTATTTGGGAGGCAACACTAAAATTGATCAAAGATAAGATTTACAATGTTAGAAATAGAATttgtaaagaatgaaagaagAACACGAAGTAAGTTAGTCCGCTAAATGTGTAAAAAGTCAAAATCTTGTCAGAACTTTTCGAAAGCATCACTtagtagtttttttaatttttaattttttatataagAATGGATGAAATATTAGATGTTCCATGttagaaataaaataacaagaaaATTCAGTAAGAGAAATAAAGTaaaggataataaaaaaaacgctaACTTTGTGCACAAATGAAACTACAAAAATAAGCTAGTAAACCACTGCAAAGGTAGAAACTAGTCATGTACAGTTAACCAGTAAAACACTGGAAGTGAAATGTATTTgctttcagaaaaaaagtttttgaaATATAGAACCAGAGGCCTAGATtggtaaaataattaaataaataaatataaagaacttatgttgtttttatttattattatagcataaaataaaactaatcaatagaaaaaaagaataattccATAGCATATATTTAGTTCCAATATTGCAATAGCCAACAAGTAACACAAGAGAGAGCCCTTCTACACTACACACTGGCTTCTCCTTCAAAAAGAACCTGCTGCTTACACACTTGTGATTATTGATTATCTTTAGGTCTTATGACATTCGATTGACAATTTCAACTCAAGGAGGGAAATAGTTTCCAAGATTTTTGGTATTTTAGAGCCTTAATCTTCAATCTGCCTCAGCTCCACAGTCGTTGTCAAGCTACTGTTTACTCTGATGCTGAAAACTTAGACTGGCTTCCTCCCAGGCTGCTGGTGTAGAACACTAgttaagaaaacaaaatatgGAAAAAATTCCAGTTTATGACGCAATATCAAACAAGTGATAACATGACCAGAACTtccatgaaaataaaatatgttctgcattttattatattttttcttcaaaacaacatgatgttaaaaaaagaaagaaaaaaaacaacctcttcTGGTATGTGAGGAATGAAGTCTTCTTAGCACGGTCTGTCCATAAGGCCATTGGCAGCTCTGGGATCAGCTACACCTTCCCAAGAAGGGGGAACCTGGAATGAGTTCAGCGTTTGGCAACGCTGGTGAAATCTGGATCCTGTGATATGGACCATGCAGAACTGACACAGCCTATAAATAACACTGACAAATCTTTAGAGGAACAGACCAGTGCACCTGGAGAAACCAGGGGGAAGCGTTGGGAGATGAAGGTACGGCTTGTGATGCAGGGATTCTGTTGGAGGAATTGCAGCTTATTTAATATACGTACTGTATTTATGATTTCAGACTGATATCGCTGGAGGTTTCTTCTTCTGAGAAGTCATgtcagtgtttctgttgttggCTCTGGTGTTGAACACGGCCTCTTCTGCCCAGTTATCAGTGAGTACATTtaaattcttcttctcttgACGGGCTACAGGcgcatttttctctttttgttctaCATTGACACTGAAAACTGAGGATCTGGGTTTCAACGGTTGTGCTGTTAAAGAATCGTCATTCCTAGAAAGGCGTACATTAATAATCTCTGCTGCAGGGGAGGACCTAAGCTGCTTTGAAGGGAAACAAGGTTAGAAACATCGTACATAACTTGAAACTGCTTTTTCCTTCTCATTTCAGACAGACTGGTGTGGGCCGGAGGTCACAGCTCTAAAACGCAGCATTAAAAGGCTGGAGAATAGCCTCTTGATTGTGACTTGGCAGGTCGAGCACTTGCAGACGCACAAATATTTCCTTCCATTTCGACCTGCGCTGCCTGACGCTGGAGCTGAAGCTGACAAAGCCTCTGGTGCAAACCACAACGGCAGTGCGACGCTCGACAGCTCTAATACGACACTGATGAAACCACTTCCATCAGCAGGCAACATCATCGTACACGACAGGGGTGAGAAGAGCTCACATCACACCATCCCAGTGTTTGGGTGTTAGGTTTAAGTTTATGATCAGGCATCGTACAGAGGGAAGGTTAAACTGGTACTGATGATAACAACTAATCTTTAAGGCAATGTTGTCGTCCTAGATTGTTCTGAGCTGTTCGACAGACTGAGACCCCCAAGTGGATTCTACCGAATCAGACCCAAGTCCCACCAGGACCCATTTCTGGTTTACTGTGacatggaggatggaggaggatggaCAGTGTTTCAGAGACGCCGGCACGGAAGAGTTGACTTCAACAGGTATTAAATAGAGAAACTCTCCCTTGTACCATATGTGGGAATGACCATCATCTGAATACAAAGTATGCGCTGATAGAACTTGACTGTACTTTCAGAGACTGGGTGGACTACAGAGACGGCTTCGGGGACTTCAAACTGTGGAACGATGAGTTTTGGTTGGGGAACGAGCACATGCACTCTCTGCTCTCAGAAGGTCAGCAAGAATTAAAATCCACCCAAAATCAGTAGAGAACCCAAATATAGTTCAATAAACTCTTCCTGTTTATGACTAACATGAAAAGTCTCATCTTCTGTCCGATTGGTTGCTTATTTCTCAACGACTCTCTGTATCTATTTGTGCTGGAGGTAAGAACCTGGTGAAGATAGATCTAATGGACTGGGAAGGACAGAGAAGTCATTCATATTACGAAAACTTCAGGATCAGTGATGAGGCGGTAAGAAATACTACTTTGCGTTTCTGTTGGTTGATCTCAGATGCAACACCAAACAGACATTAACTGCTCTACTGTCCGTTACAGGATAAGTATCGGCTCCATTATGGGCAGTACAGTGGCAAAGCTGGAGACGCTCTgactggtggtggtggggcgGTGCAGCAGTGGTCCGCTTGCCTCAGTGGTATGCAGTTCAGTACGAGGGATCAGGTTAGTCATCTGTGGCCGGCTTCCCATCAATGATGCTTTTTAATAGCTGCCACACTGATCTGAATTGGTACTGAtgatgatgtggagatgatgACTGTGGTGATGGTTGATTGACAGGACAATGATCGCTACCTTCAGGGGAGCTGTGCCCAGGAGAACGAGGCAGGATGGTGGTTTAACAGGTGAGACCTTCTCCCTTCTGTTTGATTGTCACACACGCAAAAATACCCGGACTGTTGTGAAGCTTGAGTTTTTGTGAATGGCTTTGTTTTGCTCTGAACCCATGAATAAGTATGGAGGACACTCTTCACTTTCTACCTTTGTACAAAAGTAAAGTTAACGCTgccattttttttgcttttgacaTAATCTGGAGcaacatttcatgtttttttttcgaCATCAAATTATTATTCAAACCAAACTTGAATGTTTGACGTTCAAGTTCGGCCCAAGTCCATTCTACTATACTGCAgctggccactagggggcaatcaagaagacttggcttcacttttagagaGCAGTCATGTCGACCATCTTTCTATTCTTTCTATGGTTTAGGGAAGTAGGGAATCATACTGATGAAGCTGCTAGAAATTGTAGAAGCTTTAAATCAAATACATAGAGATTGAATCACTTTGTAAGATGTAACCCCCTTGACATTGTGTCGTACCATTACATCCACAGATGTCATGCAGCCAACCTGAATGGGAAGTTCTACCGCTCTGGGAAGTACAAGAACCAGCATGACAATGGCGTGGTGTGGGGGACCTGGAAAGGTCTTTGGTATTCCCTTCGACACACCACCATGAAGGTGCGGCCTCTGGTCTTCTTGGACATGGATGGCAGCGGAGCAGGGGATATTTAAAAAGACAACAGGCTTCAGAGAatcaagtgaaaacaaataagAGCAAAGTGTGATTTCATGTTTAAATTCtatgtattttaatttctcCCTTTGTCAAAGTCAATAGTAGATTATAAACTGTTTTATAGTGGGCACTCCCTTTCTATAAAGTGTATATT
This genomic window from Pleuronectes platessa chromosome 15, fPlePla1.1, whole genome shotgun sequence contains:
- the fgl1b gene encoding fibrinogen like 1B, with amino-acid sequence MSVFLLLALVLNTASSAQLSTDWCGPEVTALKRSIKRLENSLLIVTWQVEHLQTHKYFLPFRPALPDAGAEADKASGANHNGSATLDSSNTTLMKPLPSAGNIIVHDRDCSELFDRLRPPSGFYRIRPKSHQDPFLVYCDMEDGGGWTVFQRRRHGRVDFNRDWVDYRDGFGDFKLWNDEFWLGNEHMHSLLSEGKNLVKIDLMDWEGQRSHSYYENFRISDEADKYRLHYGQYSGKAGDALTGGGGAVQQWSACLSGMQFSTRDQDNDRYLQGSCAQENEAGWWFNRCHAANLNGKFYRSGKYKNQHDNGVVWGTWKGLWYSLRHTTMKVRPLVFLDMDGSGAGDI